One part of the Paenibacillus silvisoli genome encodes these proteins:
- the recN gene encoding DNA repair protein RecN, protein MLSELSIRNLAVIENVSVKFHDGFHVLTGETGAGKSILIDALSLVVGGRGASDMVRYGCDKAEIEAMFELPASHPVWYTLKTFGIQASPEEGLVIRRELSSQGKSISRVNGHIVTLSMLRETGECLVNIHGQHEHQSLLRTEKHLEWLDLYAGGAVAETLNAYRGVYRDYEKVRMQLKELEDSSRQNMQMLDLFRFQIEEIASARLKADEDEAMAEEKQKLMHAVKRRDSASEAYSLLHGGKGLDAISRAVSRMTDIREYDQVVLDPLLEQLQSAFYQLEDAVFQIRDYRDGVESDPERLAYIDDRLDMINSLKRKYGESIPDILSYLSRIQSEADKIENRDEHLARLEAEMSRLSSEAVVYGMKLSALRREAADRLSAAIESELRQLQMERTTFHVQLQQSHDGESYKLHANGFDEAAFLIAPNPGEPLKPISKIASGGEMSRIMLALKTIFASIDEVPVLVFDEVDTGVSGRAAQAIAEKMSRLSTHCQVFSITHLPQVACMADHHYEIKKSIVAERTSTMVTELGLSTRIEELARMLGGVEVTEKTRHHAQEMLDLADRQKGA, encoded by the coding sequence ATGCTAAGCGAGCTGTCTATACGTAATCTGGCTGTTATTGAGAATGTTTCGGTGAAATTTCATGACGGGTTCCATGTGCTGACGGGCGAAACCGGTGCCGGCAAATCGATTCTGATCGACGCGCTGAGCTTGGTCGTCGGCGGCAGGGGCGCATCGGACATGGTCAGATACGGCTGCGATAAAGCCGAGATCGAAGCGATGTTCGAGCTTCCGGCGTCGCATCCGGTCTGGTACACGTTGAAGACGTTCGGCATCCAGGCATCGCCGGAAGAAGGGTTAGTCATTCGGCGGGAGCTCTCCTCACAAGGCAAGAGCATTAGCCGCGTCAACGGACATATCGTTACATTATCGATGCTCCGCGAAACCGGAGAATGCCTCGTCAATATTCATGGTCAGCATGAGCATCAATCGCTTCTGCGGACGGAAAAGCATTTGGAATGGTTGGATCTTTATGCGGGCGGAGCCGTCGCGGAAACATTGAATGCGTATCGCGGCGTGTATCGGGACTATGAGAAAGTCCGCATGCAGCTTAAGGAGCTTGAGGATTCGTCGCGTCAGAATATGCAGATGCTCGATCTGTTCCGGTTCCAAATCGAAGAGATCGCATCGGCTCGCTTGAAAGCCGATGAAGATGAGGCAATGGCGGAAGAGAAGCAGAAGCTGATGCATGCCGTGAAGCGCAGAGACTCGGCTTCCGAAGCGTACAGCCTGCTGCACGGCGGCAAAGGACTGGATGCGATTAGCCGGGCCGTCAGCCGGATGACCGACATTCGGGAATATGATCAGGTTGTCCTCGATCCGTTGCTGGAGCAGCTGCAATCGGCCTTTTATCAGCTGGAGGATGCGGTATTCCAGATCAGGGATTACCGGGACGGCGTTGAATCCGATCCGGAACGGCTTGCTTATATCGATGACCGTTTGGATATGATCAACAGTTTGAAACGCAAATACGGGGAAAGTATCCCTGATATTTTGTCCTATTTAAGCCGGATTCAGTCGGAAGCCGACAAGATCGAGAACCGCGACGAGCATTTGGCGCGTCTGGAAGCGGAAATGTCTCGTCTGTCCTCGGAAGCCGTCGTGTATGGCATGAAGCTGTCTGCTTTGCGTCGTGAAGCGGCAGATCGGCTATCCGCCGCAATCGAGAGCGAGCTGCGCCAGCTTCAAATGGAACGCACCACATTCCATGTGCAGCTGCAGCAAAGCCATGACGGCGAATCGTACAAGCTGCATGCGAACGGATTTGATGAGGCTGCATTCCTCATCGCGCCGAATCCGGGCGAGCCGCTCAAACCGATCAGCAAAATCGCTTCCGGCGGGGAAATGTCGCGTATTATGCTGGCGCTCAAGACAATTTTCGCCTCGATCGATGAAGTGCCGGTTCTCGTGTTCGACGAAGTGGATACCGGCGTCAGCGGCCGGGCAGCTCAAGCGATTGCCGAGAAAATGTCCAGACTGTCGACGCATTGCCAAGTGTTCTCCATAACGCATTTGCCGCAAGTGGCGTGCATGGCGGATCATCATTACGAAATTAAAAAATCGATCGTTGCCGAACGGACCTCGACAATGGTTACGGAGCTTGGCTTGTCGACTCGAATTGAAGAACTTGCCCGTATGTTAGGCGGAGTGGAAGTAACGGAAAAAACCCGCCATCACGCGCAAGAAATGCTAGACTTGGCTGACAGACAAAAGGGGGCGTAA
- a CDS encoding MFS transporter has product MAPIEVTAAPSYKRLFILLSVTLVSGFNQGLVLPLLAILLDQQGVSSDVNGLNSMALYIGTFSTMFFIEKPIRSLGYKKGIVFGILLAAIGTSLFPFLSSLWIWFILRIIVGVGDSALHYCTQLWIVSSSPAETRGRYISLYGMAYGIGFSLGPVGIHLLSVGEWAPFCLNAVLFLLVLVFVSSLKPAYPEHSAKQASSSKRYAATYRLAWFALLPAILYGLMEATMNSNFPLYGLRIDLSQESIALLLPALGVGSLLLMFPLGMLSDRIGRKPVLVACALVAGLMFLTIPLAGNQVAVLFVMLAFIGGFIGSFFSLGLAYAADLLPRDLLPAANVTASIHFSIGSLLGPGISGFGIQYVSTNSMFIMLGSAFTLFAFIGLLIRGKAAKPAEAASEAS; this is encoded by the coding sequence TTGGCACCTATAGAAGTAACAGCTGCTCCATCTTATAAACGTTTGTTCATTTTATTGTCCGTGACGTTAGTTTCCGGCTTTAATCAAGGTCTGGTGCTGCCGCTGCTAGCGATCCTGTTGGATCAACAAGGCGTGTCCTCGGATGTGAACGGATTGAATTCCATGGCACTTTACATCGGTACGTTCAGTACGATGTTCTTTATTGAGAAGCCGATCCGATCGCTGGGGTATAAGAAAGGTATCGTATTCGGCATCTTGCTTGCGGCCATCGGAACGAGCTTGTTTCCGTTTCTTTCCTCATTATGGATCTGGTTTATATTGCGGATCATTGTAGGCGTCGGCGACAGCGCGCTGCATTATTGCACGCAGCTGTGGATCGTCAGCAGCAGTCCTGCGGAAACGCGCGGCCGCTACATTTCGTTATATGGGATGGCGTACGGCATCGGATTTAGTTTAGGGCCGGTTGGCATCCACCTGCTGTCCGTAGGTGAGTGGGCACCGTTTTGCTTAAATGCGGTCTTGTTCCTGCTTGTTCTCGTATTCGTCAGTTCGCTAAAACCCGCTTATCCGGAACATTCGGCTAAGCAAGCATCTTCCTCGAAGCGCTACGCGGCCACTTACCGGCTGGCGTGGTTCGCGCTGCTGCCGGCGATTCTCTACGGGTTGATGGAAGCGACGATGAACAGCAATTTCCCTCTTTATGGGCTGCGTATCGATCTCAGCCAGGAATCGATCGCTTTGCTTCTGCCTGCGTTAGGCGTCGGCAGCTTGCTGCTTATGTTCCCGCTTGGCATGCTGAGCGACCGAATCGGGCGCAAGCCCGTGCTGGTAGCCTGCGCGCTCGTCGCAGGGCTGATGTTTCTGACCATTCCGCTCGCCGGAAACCAAGTCGCCGTGCTCTTCGTCATGCTGGCGTTTATCGGCGGCTTTATCGGGTCGTTCTTCTCGCTTGGATTAGCCTACGCCGCGGATTTGCTGCCACGGGATTTGCTGCCTGCGGCCAATGTGACGGCTTCGATTCATTTTAGCATCGGCAGCTTGCTTGGTCCGGGCATAAGCGGGTTCGGCATACAATATGTATCGACGAACAGTATGTTTATTATGCTCGGCAGTGCTTTTACGCTGTTTGCCTTCATCGGATTGCTCATTCGTGGGAAAGCAGCTAAGCCAGCTGAAGCGGCAAGCGAGGCTTCATAA
- the clpP gene encoding ATP-dependent Clp endopeptidase proteolytic subunit ClpP: MNLVPYIIESTNRGERSYDIYSRLLKDRIVMVSGEIEDQMANAIVAQLLFLAADDPEKDIQLYINSPGGSVTAGFSIYDTMRFIKPDVSTICTGFAASFGAILLAGGAKGKRFVLPNSEVMIHQPLGGARGQASDIQIHASWILKTREKINALLAEHTGQSKDQIEKDSDRDRFMNAEEAVAYGIADRVL, encoded by the coding sequence ATGAATTTAGTTCCTTATATTATCGAATCGACGAACAGGGGAGAGCGAAGCTACGACATTTATTCGCGGCTGCTGAAGGACCGGATCGTGATGGTCAGCGGGGAAATCGAGGATCAGATGGCGAATGCGATCGTCGCGCAGCTGCTTTTTCTGGCGGCGGATGACCCGGAAAAGGACATCCAGCTCTATATCAACAGCCCCGGCGGATCGGTGACGGCAGGCTTTTCGATTTACGATACGATGCGTTTCATCAAGCCGGACGTCTCGACGATTTGCACGGGCTTTGCGGCAAGCTTCGGCGCGATCCTGCTCGCGGGCGGTGCTAAGGGCAAGCGGTTCGTGCTGCCGAACAGCGAAGTGATGATTCACCAGCCGCTCGGCGGCGCAAGAGGGCAGGCCTCCGATATTCAGATTCATGCCAGCTGGATATTGAAGACGCGGGAGAAAATCAACGCATTGCTGGCGGAGCATACGGGGCAGTCGAAGGACCAAATCGAGAAGGATTCGGACCGGGACCGGTTCATGAACGCCGAGGAAGCTGTAGCTTACGGCATTGCGGATCGCGTGCTATAA
- a CDS encoding YheC/YheD family protein codes for MSVIKRDKWIQYRILHDVSSLSVRLPKTRLLSLKRLAKQLRLYQSLVLKPRDGSFGHDILFVSRNGDTYRIHNENTTITMKGTRLLLKRIGNKTRRRGYIVQRRLQLAEIQRNPFDIRIMVQRRKGVSSPWKVTGSYVKVAAPGYLVTNVPSRIIPVPVALRLARLGNRGLFLKAKRIALFAVKRLGERYPKLRQVGFDIGIDRKGQIWIIEGNYQPDLHPFRLLKDSSMYRRIRWYQKN; via the coding sequence ATGAGTGTGATCAAACGAGACAAATGGATCCAATATCGCATTCTGCATGATGTTTCCTCTCTCTCCGTACGATTGCCCAAAACTCGGCTGCTGAGTCTGAAGCGGTTGGCAAAGCAGTTACGCCTCTATCAAAGCCTCGTTCTGAAGCCGCGCGACGGGAGCTTCGGCCATGACATCCTGTTTGTTTCCCGAAACGGAGACACTTATCGTATTCATAACGAGAATACCACGATCACGATGAAAGGCACCAGGCTATTGCTCAAGCGCATCGGAAATAAAACCAGACGACGCGGTTATATCGTCCAACGACGCTTGCAGCTTGCTGAAATTCAACGCAACCCGTTCGATATCCGGATCATGGTGCAAAGAAGAAAAGGCGTTTCCTCCCCTTGGAAGGTGACTGGCTCATACGTGAAAGTGGCGGCGCCAGGTTATCTCGTCACGAATGTGCCTAGCCGCATCATTCCGGTGCCTGTGGCGTTGAGACTGGCCCGCCTCGGTAATCGGGGCTTGTTCCTCAAAGCCAAACGGATCGCGCTTTTTGCGGTCAAGCGGCTTGGAGAGCGGTACCCCAAGCTTAGACAAGTCGGATTCGATATCGGTATCGATCGAAAAGGGCAGATCTGGATCATCGAAGGCAATTATCAGCCGGATTTACATCCTTTCCGACTCTTGAAAGATTCCTCGATGTATCGCAGGATTAGATGGTATCAGAAAAATTAA
- a CDS encoding RNA polymerase sigma factor, with translation MTTKPDIHELRFVLYRYCLSLTRSPWDAEDLVQETCLKALPVMNGAIAHPNPTAYMLRIAKNIAVDQSRRKQLARRALQRQEEALDRLLSEARPDDRHELEFALRLLLQHLSPLQRTVFLLRELFGYKGQDVATKLSMSEGAVKAALHRARAAIAKLKQQSELAQLSPQQSEKQVDESLLFAYVNAVRDGNSQALVVLANAEEQVMDAVQAIGQLYSSQGSRSSVSMLYAA, from the coding sequence ATGACGACGAAGCCCGATATCCATGAATTGCGGTTCGTTTTATACCGGTACTGCTTATCGCTGACGCGCTCGCCGTGGGACGCGGAAGATCTCGTCCAGGAGACGTGTTTAAAGGCGCTGCCGGTAATGAACGGCGCTATCGCGCATCCGAACCCGACGGCATATATGCTGCGGATCGCTAAGAACATCGCCGTGGATCAATCCCGCCGCAAGCAGCTCGCTAGAAGAGCGCTGCAGCGTCAGGAGGAGGCGCTTGACCGGCTTCTCAGCGAAGCGCGCCCGGATGATCGGCACGAGCTGGAGTTTGCGCTTCGCCTGCTGCTGCAGCATTTGTCGCCGCTCCAGCGGACCGTGTTTTTGCTGCGAGAGCTATTCGGATACAAGGGGCAGGATGTCGCAACGAAGCTCTCGATGTCCGAAGGTGCCGTAAAAGCGGCGCTGCACCGGGCTAGAGCGGCCATTGCCAAACTGAAGCAGCAATCCGAGCTTGCTCAGCTATCGCCGCAGCAGTCGGAGAAGCAGGTCGATGAAAGCTTGCTCTTTGCGTATGTCAACGCCGTGAGGGATGGAAATTCGCAAGCCTTAGTCGTACTCGCCAATGCGGAGGAGCAGGTGATGGATGCCGTTCAGGCCATCGGCCAGCTGTATTCGTCGCAGGGCAGCCGCTCATCTGTTAGCATGCTGTATGCCGCATAA
- the ahrC gene encoding transcriptional regulator AhrC/ArgR, giving the protein MKSVRQMKIRELITSGIIETQDELVDTLRAEGLQVTQATVSRDIKEMQLIKVPIEDGRYKYSLPQETKSNSIHKLKRTLSDHFLHIDFTDNLVVMKCLPGTANAIGAMIDNMEWSEVMGTICGDDTILLICRTKPQSSEIVDRLLGLMN; this is encoded by the coding sequence ATGAAGAGCGTTCGGCAAATGAAAATTCGTGAGCTCATTACGAGCGGCATTATTGAAACACAGGACGAGCTGGTGGATACGCTTCGCGCGGAAGGCTTGCAGGTTACGCAAGCGACCGTATCGCGGGACATTAAAGAAATGCAGCTGATCAAGGTGCCGATCGAGGACGGTAGATACAAGTACTCGCTGCCGCAGGAGACGAAATCGAACTCCATCCACAAGCTGAAACGGACGTTGTCCGATCACTTTCTGCATATTGATTTCACGGATAACTTAGTCGTGATGAAATGCTTGCCGGGTACGGCAAATGCGATCGGCGCGATGATCGACAACATGGAGTGGTCGGAAGTCATGGGAACGATCTGCGGCGACGACACCATCCTGCTGATCTGCCGTACCAAGCCGCAGAGCAGCGAAATTGTGGACCGGCTGCTTGGGCTCATGAATTAA
- the spoIVB gene encoding SpoIVB peptidase, translating into MNANQRKRWLGLLLVIIVCMLGLSSPIQHFAAFPNEVRLFSGQLKQLDYGMPVHAQVTVDPHMLQVNGSTDRSQSINLNKPLSIQSTHSGKTTMKLKLFGKIPFKTVKVNVVPDLRVIPGGQTIGVKVKSAGIMVVGHHQVVDGKGVKVSPGEQANLQLGDLIVRINGKYVNEVHKVAQLAEEAGGSKQPLHLTVKRGTRLFETKLSPVFDSEDQAWRLGLYIRDSAAGVGTLTFYAPDQGVYGALGHVITDMDTQTPIEVGEGQILQSNVTSINKSQNGEPGEKRAHFIKESKVLGNIERNTSFGIFGKMKELPSHSYNQQSVPVAFAEEVKEGPAQLLTVVNGQKVERFNVEIVHVTRQQSPATKGMVIKITDKRLLEQTGGIVQGMSGSPIIQDGKLIGAVTHVFVNDPTSGYGCFIEWMLQDAGVLLKPASLNLKAA; encoded by the coding sequence TTGAATGCCAATCAGCGGAAGCGGTGGCTTGGTCTACTTCTCGTTATCATCGTTTGCATGCTTGGTCTATCCTCTCCAATTCAACATTTCGCCGCATTTCCGAACGAAGTTCGTTTGTTCTCCGGCCAGTTGAAGCAATTAGACTATGGTATGCCCGTACATGCGCAAGTTACTGTTGATCCGCATATGCTGCAGGTTAACGGGTCAACCGACCGTTCGCAATCCATCAATTTAAACAAGCCGTTATCCATTCAGTCGACGCATAGCGGCAAGACTACGATGAAATTGAAATTATTCGGCAAAATTCCGTTCAAGACCGTGAAAGTGAATGTCGTGCCAGATCTACGCGTCATTCCAGGCGGTCAAACGATCGGCGTTAAAGTAAAATCAGCCGGCATTATGGTCGTCGGCCATCACCAAGTCGTCGACGGCAAAGGCGTTAAAGTATCGCCCGGCGAGCAGGCGAATTTGCAGCTTGGCGATCTGATTGTCCGCATTAACGGCAAGTATGTCAACGAGGTGCATAAAGTGGCGCAGCTGGCAGAAGAAGCGGGAGGCTCCAAACAGCCCCTTCATCTAACGGTTAAACGCGGTACGCGCTTGTTTGAAACAAAGCTTTCACCTGTATTCGACTCGGAGGACCAGGCATGGCGGTTAGGACTGTACATCCGTGATTCAGCGGCAGGTGTCGGCACATTAACGTTCTACGCGCCAGATCAAGGGGTTTATGGAGCATTGGGCCATGTCATTACGGATATGGATACGCAAACTCCAATCGAGGTTGGTGAAGGTCAGATTTTGCAGTCCAATGTGACGTCCATCAACAAAAGCCAAAACGGCGAGCCCGGCGAGAAAAGAGCGCATTTCATCAAAGAAAGCAAAGTGCTAGGCAATATCGAGCGCAATACATCGTTTGGCATTTTCGGCAAGATGAAGGAATTGCCTTCCCATAGCTACAATCAACAATCCGTGCCCGTCGCATTCGCTGAAGAAGTCAAGGAAGGCCCGGCGCAACTGCTCACTGTTGTTAACGGTCAGAAGGTCGAGCGGTTTAACGTCGAGATCGTTCACGTCACCCGTCAGCAGTCACCAGCTACAAAAGGAATGGTCATTAAAATTACGGACAAGCGTCTGCTTGAACAAACCGGCGGTATCGTGCAAGGGATGTCCGGCAGTCCGATCATCCAGGATGGCAAACTCATCGGAGCCGTAACGCATGTATTCGTGAATGATCCAACCTCCGGTTATGGCTGCTTTATCGAATGGATGCTGCAAGATGCAGGCGTACTTCTTAAACCAGCAAGCTTAAATCTTAAGGCGGCTTAG
- a CDS encoding DUF2627 domain-containing protein, with protein MKQVIARFIAVLLLVIPGLAATYGFLLMKDAIFHYFSSFGNDAAVRQFEWWTFILGMVLFLLGVGFIGGWTFFRDRKRNYVSARFREKRTRPPRPGA; from the coding sequence ATGAAGCAAGTGATCGCCCGTTTTATCGCCGTTTTACTGCTTGTCATACCTGGCTTGGCCGCCACTTACGGGTTTCTTCTCATGAAAGACGCTATTTTTCATTATTTCTCTTCGTTCGGTAATGATGCGGCCGTACGCCAATTCGAATGGTGGACGTTTATTCTTGGCATGGTGCTTTTCCTGCTCGGCGTCGGTTTTATCGGGGGATGGACGTTTTTCCGTGACCGTAAGCGCAACTACGTTTCCGCCCGCTTCCGCGAGAAGCGGACTCGCCCGCCGCGTCCGGGCGCATAA
- the spo0A gene encoding sporulation transcription factor Spo0A has protein sequence MQRIEVLLADDNREFTNLLSEYISEQNDMVVTGVAYNGEEVLRLLEETREVPDVLILDIIMPHLDGLGVLERLREMNLPTMPKIIMLTAFGQENITQKAVQLGASYYILKPFDMEILANRIRQLVGNPTVISSTYSTSTASSSVSKSNVVPIAKGKNLDANITSIIHEIGVPAHIKGYQYLREAITMVYNNIEILGAITKTLYPAIAEKFKTTPSRVERAIRHAIEVAWTRGNIDSISHLFGYTINISKSKPTNSEFIAMVADKLRIEHKVS, from the coding sequence TTGCAAAGAATTGAAGTGTTGTTGGCTGATGACAATCGGGAATTTACGAATTTACTGTCGGAGTACATCTCGGAACAAAACGATATGGTCGTTACCGGTGTCGCCTATAACGGCGAGGAAGTGCTTCGCTTATTGGAAGAAACGCGGGAAGTTCCTGATGTATTGATTCTGGATATCATCATGCCACATCTCGATGGACTTGGCGTCTTAGAGCGGCTTCGTGAGATGAACCTGCCAACAATGCCGAAAATCATTATGTTGACCGCATTCGGTCAGGAAAACATTACGCAAAAAGCAGTACAGCTTGGCGCATCCTACTACATACTGAAGCCGTTTGACATGGAAATTTTGGCAAACCGCATTCGCCAGTTGGTCGGCAATCCGACAGTCATTTCGTCCACGTATTCGACGTCGACGGCATCTTCCTCGGTATCGAAATCGAATGTTGTGCCGATTGCAAAAGGCAAAAACCTGGATGCCAACATTACGAGCATTATCCATGAAATCGGCGTCCCTGCTCATATTAAAGGTTATCAATATTTGCGCGAAGCGATCACGATGGTGTATAACAACATCGAAATTCTCGGCGCGATTACGAAGACGCTGTATCCGGCAATTGCCGAAAAATTCAAAACGACGCCTTCCCGCGTCGAACGTGCGATCCGCCATGCGATTGAAGTTGCTTGGACGCGCGGCAACATCGACAGCATCTCGCACTTATTCGGTTATACGATCAATATCAGCAAGTCGAAGCCGACGAACTCCGAGTTCATCGCGATGGTTGCCGACAAGCTGCGCATTGAGCATAAGGTGAGCTGA